The Cellulomonas shaoxiangyii sequence GCGGTCAGCGCGGGGTCCGCGGAGCCGTCGTCGCCGGCGAACGGCGACGACGGCGGCAGGGCGCGCCCGGTCACGGCCGCCCGGCGACGTCGAGGGCCTGCGGAAGCGTGAACGCGCCGGCGTAGAGCGCCTTGCCGACGATCGCGCCCTCGACGCCCACGGGCACGAGCGTGCGCAGGGCCTCGAGGTCGGCGAGGCTCGAGACGCCGCCCGACGCGACGACGGGAGCCGACGTCCGCGTGCAGACCTCCCGCAGCAGCTCGAGGTTGGGGCCGCGCAGCGTGCCGTCCTTCGTGACGTCCGTGACGACGTAGCGGGCGCACCCGGCCTCGTCCAGGCGCGCGAGCACCTCCCAGAGGTCGCCGCCGTCCTGGGTCCACCCGCGGGCGGCGAGCGTCGTGCCGCGCACGTCCAGGCCCACGGCCACCTGCTCGCGGTGGGACGCGATGACCCGCGCGGTCCACTCCGGGTCCTCGAGCGCCGCCGTCCCGAGGTTGACGCGCGTCGCACCGGTGGCCAGCGCGCGCTCGAGCGACGCGTCGTCGCGGATGCCCCCGGACAGCTCGACCTTGACGCCCCGCCCGGCGAGCTCCCGCGTCACGTCCGCGAGCAGCGGCGCGTTGGAGCCGCGCCCGAAGGCGGCGTCGAGGTCGACGAGGTGGATCCACTCGGCGCCACCGTCGTACCAGTCGAGCGCCGCGGTGAGCGGGTCGCCGTAGGACGTCTCCGACCCGGCCTCCCCCTGCACCAGGCGGACGGCCTGGCCGTCGGCGACGTCGACGGCGGGCAGCAGCTCGAGCCGGGGCGTATCGGGCATGGGACCTCTTTCGGGCGCGGGGCACGCCGCTGCGGGTCGCGCCCGGGACGTGCTCGGGTGGGGGACGTGCTCGGGCGGTGCGCCGCTCAGCGCAGCGCGCCGACCCAGTTCGACAGCAGCTGGGCGCCGGCGTCGCCGGACTTCTCGGGGTGGAACTGCGTCGCGGCCAGCGGGCCGTTCTCGACCGCGGCGACGAAGCGGTCACCGTGCTCGGACCACGTCACGAGCGGCGCCGGCATGGGGTGCTCACCCGGCGCGGGGGCCTCGGCGAGCGGGAACGACCGTGCCGCGTAGGAGTGCACGAAGTAGAAGCGCTCGTCCTGCAGGCCGTCGAACAGCACGGTGCCCTCGGGGGCGTCGACCGTGGACCAGCCCATGTGCGGGACGACGTCGGCCTCGAGCCGGTCGACCACGCCGCGCCACTCCCCCAGGCCCTCGGCGCGCACGCCGTGCTCGACCCCCTCGTCGAACATCACCTGCATGCCGACGCAGATGCCGAGCACCGGACGTCCGCCGGCGAGGCGGCGGTCGACGACCTGGTCGCCGCCGACGCCGCGCAGCCCGTCCATCACCGCGCCGAACGCACCGACGCCCGGGACGACGAGGCCGTCGGCCTCGAGCGCGGCCTGCTTGTCACCGGTCAGCTCGACGTCCGCACCGACGCGCTGGAGGGCGCGGACGGCCGAGCGCACGTTGCCGAAGCCGTAGTCGAGGACGACGACGCGAGGGGACGTGGGCACCCCCCCAGCCTACCCGCGTGCGCCGGCGCACCCGCAGCGCGCGGCGACGGGCACGGGCCCCGCGGCGTCAGCGGCGGTGCTGCGCGAGCAGACGCATGGCCTTCCAGCGGGAGAGCCCGACGGACGTCACGACGCCCTCCAGCTCGCCGACCGGCACGTCCCCGAGGAGCAGGTCCTCGAGCGCGGGCGGGGCGCCCGAGAGCACGAGGCCCGCGGGGAGGTCCTTCTCACGCTCGCCGCCGACCCACTGCGACGCGTCGATCTTCTCGGCGCGCCGCTCGAGCAGCACCACCGGCACGCCGCGCAGCATCTGCGACACCGCCGCGGCACCCTGCTGACCCTCCGTGGGCCTGCGCAGGACCGCGAGCGCGCCGACGGGCGAGGGCACCGCGTCCACGTCGAGCCGCGCGATCGCGCACGCCGCGGCGAGCGCCTCCGCGGTGGCGACCTGCGTGACCACGACCGCGAGGGTGGGTGCCTGCGGCGTGGTCAGGGACGACAGGTCGTCCGGGACCTCGAACGCGAGCTCCTGGGCACCCTCGGGTCCGGGCTCGTCCCCACGCGGCTCGTCGGGACGCGGCTCGTCCGGACGCGGCTCGTCGGGGCGGCGCTCGCCCGGGCCGCTCACAGCGCGCCCTTCGTGGACGGCACGCCGTCGACGCGCGGGTCCAGCGCCACGGCCGCCCGCAGCGCGCGCGCCAGCGCCTTGAACTGCGCCTCGACGATGTGGTGCGGGTCGCGGCCCGCGAGGACGCGGACGTGGACCGTGAAGGCCGCGTGGTGCGCGATCGACTCCAGCACGTGGGCCGTCAGGGAACCCGTGAAGTGCCCCCCGATCAGGTGGTACTCCTGCCCCGGCGGCTCTCCGGTGTGCACCAGGTACGGCCGGCCGGAGACGTCGACGACCGCCTGCGCGAGCGCCTCGTCCAGCGGGACCGTGGCGTCGCCGTAGCGCGCGATGCCCCGCTTGTCACCGAGCGCCGCCCGCAGCGCCTGCCCGAGCACGATCGCGACGTCCTCGACCGTGTGGTGCACGTCGATGTCGGTGTCGCCGCTCGCGCGGACCGTGAGGTCGATGAGCGAGTGCTTGCCCAGCGCGGTGAGCATGTGGTCGTAGAACGGCACGGTCGTGTCGATGTCGACCCGTCCGGTTCCGTCGAGGTCGAGCTCGACCACGACGGTCGACTCGCTGGTCGTCCGCTCCACGCGGGCCGTGCGCCGGGCCACCGGCGCGTCCTGCTGCGGGCTCATCGTCCCGTCACCTCCACCAGGGCGGCGCGGAACGCCGCCGTCTCCGCCGGGGTGCCGACCGACACCCGCAGCCATCCCTCCGGACCCGTGACGCGCACGAGCACGCCCCGGTCGAGCAGACCCTGCCAGACCGCCTGGCGGTCGTCGAACGTGCCGAACAGCACGAAGTTCGCGTCGGAGTCGCACGCGACGAAGCCGCGCGCACGCAGCCACGCGACCAGGCCGTCGCGCTCCTCGCGGAGCGAGCCGACCTGCGCCATCAGCTCCGGCGCGTGCGCGAGCGCGGCCCGCGCGACGGCCTGCGTGACCGCCGACAGGTGGTACGGCAGCCGCACCACGCGCAGCGCGTCCACGAGCGCGGTGCTCGCCGCGAGGTAGCCGACGCGCGCCCCGGCCAGACCGAACGCCTTCGACATCGTGCGGCTCACGGCCAGGTGCGGGTGCTCGGCGAGCAGCTCGAGCGCGGAGGGGGTGCCGGTCCGGCGGAACTCGCCGTACGCCTCGTCGACGACGACGACGCAGCCGCCCGGCACCCGCGCGGCCGCGTCCAGCACGACGCGGACCGTCCCGGCCGGCAGCGCCGTGCCCGTGGGGTTGTTCGGGCTCGCGAGCAGCACGACGCTCGGCGCGTGCTCGGCGATCGCCGCGCGGGCGTGCTCCGGGTCGATCGAGAAGTCCTCGCTGCGCCGGCCGACGACCCACGCCGTCGACGTGTCGCGCGCGTACTCCGGGTACATCGAGTACGTCGGCGCGAAGGACAGCGCGGTACGCCCCGGCCCGCCGAACGCCTGGAGCACGTGCAGCATGATCTCGTTCGAGCCGTTCGCGGCCCACACCTGCGCGGGGTCGAGCCGCACGCCGGACTCGGTCGCGAGGTAGTCGGCGAGGTCGGTGCGCAGCGCGACGAAGTCGCGGTCGGGGTACCGGTTGAGCCCGCGCGCCGCCTCCGCGACGGCGGCGGCCACGTCGGCCACGACCTGCTCCGACGGCGCGTAGGGGTTCTCGTTGACGTTGAGCAGGACCGGCACGTCGAGCTGCGGCGCGCCGTAGGGCTCGAGGCCGGCGAGCTCGGGCCGCAGCGGGAGCGCCGCGGCGGCGCGGCCGTCGGCGCGGTCCGGGGCGCGGTCCGGGGCGCGGTCTGGGGCGGAGGTCACGGTCCCCGAGTCTAGGGAGCCGCCGGCGTCCCGCGGTCCACGTGCCCGCCGCCGCCGCGGGTGTCGGACGCGACGCCTACGCTGCCGGACGTGCCCGCCTCTCCCCCGCCCGACGCCGCGGCCCCCGCCGCGGCGACCGCCGTCGACCGCGTCGCGCTGCGCGCGCAGGCCGAGGAGGTCCTGCGCCGGCTCGTCGGCCGGGACGACGCACGCCTGCACGACGACCAGTGGCAGGCGATCGAGGCGCTCGTCGCCGACCACCGCCGGGTGCTCGTCGTGCAGCGCACCGGGTGGGGCAAGTCGGCGGTGTACTTCGTCGCCACCGCCCTGCTGCGCGCCGGCGCGGGGGGCGCCCGCCGCGGGCCCACCGTGATCGTGTCGCCGCTCCTGGCGCTCATGCGCAACCAGGTCGAGTCCGCCCGGCGTGCGGGCATCGCGGCCGAGACGCTGAACTCGGCGAACGTGCAGGACTGGGCGGACGTGCACGCTCGCGTCGCCGCGGGCGAGGTCGACGTGCTCCTCGTCTCGCCCGAGCGGCTCAACAACCCGGGCTTCCGGGATGAGGTGCTGCCCCGCCTCGCGCAGGACGCCGGCCTCGTCGTCGTGGACGAGGCGCACTGCATCTCGGACTGGGGCCACGACTTCCGGCCCGACTACCGCCGGATCCGCACGCTGCTGGGCGACCTGCCCGGCGGCGTCCCCGTGCTCGCCACGACCGCGACGGCGAACGCCCGCGTCACGGCGGACGTCGCCGAACAGCTCGGTGGTGACGACGACGCCCCGCCGCTCGTGCTGCGCGGCTCCCTCGACCGCCCGAGCCTGCGGCTGCAGGTCACGCAGCTGCCCGACGTGGCGACGCGCCTCGCGTGGCTCGCCACGACGCTCCCCGCGCTCGAGGGGTCCGGCATCATCTACTGCCTCACCATCGCCGCGGCGGAGCAGGTCACGGAGCACCTGCGTTCCGCCGGCCTGGACGTGCGCACGTACACGGGCCAGACCGACCCGGCGGAGCGCGAGACCGCGGAGGCCGACCTGCTCGCCAACCGCGTGAAGGCGCTCGTCGCGACGTCCGCGCTCGGCATGGGGTTCGACAAGCCGGACCTCGCGTTCGTCGTGCACGTCGGCGCCCCGTCGTCCCCCATCGCGTACTACCAGCAGGTCGGACGCGCGGGCCGCGCGACGGCGCGTGCCGACGTCGTCCTCCTTCCCGGGCAGGACGACCGGGCCATCTGGGAGTGGTTCGCCTCCACGGCGTTCCCGCCGGAGCAGGAGGTCCGCGCGACGCTCGCCGCGCTGGACGCGCACGGCACGTTGTCGACGGCACATCTCGAGACCTTCGTGAGCCTGCGCCGCACGCGGCTCGAGGGGATGCTCAAGGTGCTCGACGTCGACGGCGCCGTGCGGCGCGTCCGCGGCGGCTGGGAGTCGACGGGCGAGCCGTGGTCGTACGACGCCGAGCGCTACGCGCGCGTGACCGCCGCCCGCCGCGCCGAGCAGGCCACGATGCTGACGTACCTCACCACCGACGAGTGCCGCATGGCGTACCTGCGCGCGGCGCTGGACGACCCGGCGCTCGAGGACGGCTGGCGCTGCGGGCGGTGCGACACCTGCACCGGCACGACGGTCGGCGAGGTCCCCGCCGAGGACGCCGTCGCGTCGGCGCGCGACCTCCTGGCAGTCCCCGGGGAGCCCGTCTCCGCCCGCCGGCAGTGGCCGACCGGTCTCGCGTCGCTCGGTCTCGACCTGCGCGGGCGCCTGCCCGCCGGCGAGCAGGTCGGCGAGGGACGTGCGGTGGGGCGGCTCGACGGGCTGGGCTGGGGAGGTCCGCTGCGTGCGGCGCTGCGCGACGAGGTACCGACCGAGCTGCCCGTCGGGCTGCGCGGACCGGTGCGGGACGTGCTCGAGGCCTGGCGTCCGGGCGTGGACGTCGTCGTCGCCGTCGGCTCGGCCGGCCGGGGCGCACTCGTCGCCCACCTCGCAGGCGGGACGGCGCGGCTGCTGGGCGTGCCGTGGGCAGGCTCGCTCACCGCGGTCGGCACCCCGCCGCGGCACGACGTGAACTCGGCCCAGCGGCTCGCCGACGTGATCCGCCACGTCGAGCTGCCGGACGAGGTCGCGGAGGCCGTCGCCGGCCGTCGCGTGCTGCTCGTCGACGACCGCACCGACACCGGCTGGACGCTGACCGTCGCGGGCCGCCTGCTGCGTCGTGCGGGCGCGACCGAGGTCCTGCCGTTCGTCCTCGGCGTCGGCTGACGCCGGGTCAGAACCGCGCGCGGACCGCCTCGCCGTGCGCGGGCAGCCCCTCGGCGTCGGCGAGCGCGACCACCCGGTCGGCCACCTCGGCCAGGGCGTCGGCGTCGTACTCGATGACCTGCACCGCCCGCACGAACGAGTGCACGCCGAGCCCGCTGGCGAAGTGCGCGCACCCGCCGGTCGGCAGCACGTGGTTCGACCCGGCCATGTAGTCCCCGAGCGACACGGGTGACCAGGGGCCGACGAAGATGGCACCGGCGCTCGTGACGCGGTCGGCCCACGCGCCGGCGTCGACGGTCTGGACCTCGAGGTGCTCGGCGCCGTACGCGTTGACGACGTCGAGCCCCGCCTCGAGGTCGTCCACCAGGACGATGGCCGACTGGCTCCCGCGCAGGGCGGTGACGACGCGCTCGCGGTTCATGGTGACCTCGCTGCGGTCGACGAGCTTCGCCTCGACGGCGCCCGCGAGCTCGACCGACGGCGTGACGAGCACCGCCGCGGCGAGCGGGTCGTGCTCGGCCTGCGAGACGAGGTCCGCGGCGACGTGGGACGCGTCCGCGGTGCCGTCGGCGAGGATCGCGATCTCGGTGGGCCCGGCCTCCGCGTCGATGCCGACGAAGCCGCGGACGAGCCGCTTGGCGGCGGCGACGTAGACGTTTCCCGGGCCGGTGATCACGTCGACCGGCTCGCACAGGGTCTCGCCGTCGACCTCGTCGCTGCCCGCCGCGCCGTACGCGAGCATCGCGACCGCCTGCGCACCACCCACCGCGTACACCTCGTCGACGCCGAGCAGCGCACAGGTGGCGAGCACGACCGGGTCGGGCAGGCCGTCGCGCTCCTTCTGCGGCGGCGAGACGACGGCGAGCGAGCCGACGCCGGCCTCCTGCGCCGCCACGACGTTCATCACGACCGACGACGGGTACACGGCGAGGCCGCCGGGCACGTACAGGCCGACGCGGCGCACGGGCACCCAGCGCTGCCGGACGCGCGCGCCCGGCGCCACGTCGACCGTGAAGTCCTGCGGGCGCTGCGCGCCGTGCACCTGGCGGACCCGGCGGATCGTCTCCTCGAGCGCGGCACGGACCCGCGGGTCGAGCACGGCGAGCGCGTCCTCGATCGCGGCCGCCGGCACGCGCACGTGCTGCGGCCGCACGCCGTCGAACCGCTCGGACAGGTCCCGCAGCGCGCGGGCCCCGTCGGCGCGCACCTGCGCCAGGATCGGCGCGACCGCCGCAGCGGCGTGCTCGACGTCGAGCTCGGCGCGCGGCAGCACCGCGAGCAGCTCGCGACGGGACGGACGGCGGCCGCGCAGGTCGATGCGGGAGATCACGACCCGAGTCTAGGCGGGCTCCCCCGGCCGGGCGTCCGCGTACGCGGGGGCCGCGGCCGCGTAGACCACGTCCCACGCACGGACGGGACGACCGGCGACGTGGTCGTCGAGCTGGTCGAGGCACGCGTGCCACCCGCCCCCGTAGCCGCGGGCGGCGTCGTCCGCGAGCCCGGTGTGGCGCAGCCGCAGAAGGGTGCCGGCGCCGTCGACGGCGAGCTCCACGTCGACGCGCGTCACGGTCTCGTTCGGGAAGACCCACGTGACGGCCAGCGCGCGGGGCGGCTCGCACACCAGCACCTCCCCGGTCGCGGTGTCGTCCGCGCCCGGGACGTCGTCCCCCATCCGCAGCTCGTAGGCCCCGCCGACACGCAGGTCCCCGTACAAGGGCCCCAGCCACCGGGCCACGCGCGCCGGCTCCGTCACCGCCGCCCAGAGGTCCTGCGGGGTCGTGGGGTACCACCGGTCGAAGCGCACCTCTACCCCGTCGGAGCGCGCGGTGAGCACGCCTCGCACATCGTCCGTCGATCGCGTCATCGTCCGCCTCCGTCGTGGTCGTCCTGCCGTCCGCCGTCGTGCCCGGCGCCGTCGTGCCCGGCGCCGCCGTCGTCCCGTGCGCCGTCGAGCCGCGCGCCGTCGTGGTGCCCGCCGCGCCGCGCGGCCCGGCGGCCGCGCGCCACCTCCGTGGCGAGCGCGTCCAGGCCGGTCCGCCAGTACCGCGTCATGTCCCGCGCCCAGTCGCCGACCGCGTCCAGGGCCTCGGCACGGACCGCGTACAGCCGCACCGGCCCCTCCGCGCGCGCCGTCACGACGCCCGCCTCGCGCAGCACCCGCAGGTGCCGGGAGACGGCCGGCTGGCTGATGCCGCGCTCGGCGCCCACGGCTGCGGCGAGCTCGCCGGCCGTGCGCTCGCCGTCGCCGAGCAGCTCCACCAGCCGGCGGCGGACCGGGTCGCCGAGCGCGTCCATCGGGTGCACGAGCCCACGTTTTCACGAACGGTTATATAACGCAAGGGTTACGTGGTTCGCCCCGGCGCACCACTCCCGGGGCGCACGGACGGCTGCCCGGGCGGAGGGCCTCACCACCCGGGCAGCGGACCGCCGGCGCGCACCCCCAGGGGCGGGGGTGCGCACGGCCGGCCGCCGCGGCTGCGGGGCCGCGGCCTCGCTCAGCGCAGCCAGCTGTTGCCGACCATCCGGCCCCAGATCCGACCGACTCCCCACGTGTCACCGGCGAGGGTGACGGCGGAGATGATCAGCAGCAGCGCCTCGTGCCAGTGCGAGTCCACGATCGGGTTGGTGCCGCCGAGGACGAGCGGGAACTGCGCCAGGTACATGAGCAGCATCAGCAGCGTGCCGGTCACCGCGGCGATCTTCAGGCCCGCGCCGAAGATCAGCGCGACGCCGATGCCGAGCAGCCCGAGCATGAACAGCCAGTCACCGAAGGGGTTGGCGAACAGCTGGAAGAAGCCCGCGAACGGACCCTCGATGCCGCCGATGAACCCCTGCGCCGGGGTGCCGCCGTTGATCCAGGCGCGCTCGGCGGGCGTGGCGTAGCCCAGGCCGAAGACCTTGTCGATGAAGGCCCAGAAGAACGTGAAGCCGATCGTGATGCGGGCGACCGCGAGGACCTTGCGAGCAGCGGAGCTCGTGACGATCTGCTCCTGGTAGACGGTGTCGGTCGTCGTCCCCCCGGACGTTCGAGCAGTGGTGGACATGGTGTCTCCCCGAGGCGTGGACCGGGGCCGCGTCGTCGCTGGACCCGTGAGCCGGGCGATCTGCCCGGTTCCCCACCATCGTGCGCCGCGCGCGGTCGGGGCGCATGAACCTTTGGTCCCCCTTCGACGAGCCACGCCCGGCCCCGAGGAGGTCCGGGGGCCCGCCGTGGGTGATCATGGCCGCATGGACGTGGTGCACGTGCGTGACGAGGTCATCCGGCTCGGCCAGCTCCTCAAGCTTGCCGGCGTCGCGGACTCGGGGGCGCAGGCACGGACGCTCCTGGAGGACGACGCCGTCACGGTCGACGGCGAGCCCGAGAACCGGCGCGGACGTCAGGTGCCGCGGGGCGCCGTCGTCGAGGTCGACCTGCCGACCGGGAAGGTCGCGTTCACCGTCGAGTGACGGGCGCCACCGGGCCGCGCGCCGCCGTCCGAGGACGCACGGCGCGCACCCCGAGCGGCGCGGTCACGCGGACAGGCAGCTCGGTCCCAGCAGGGCCTTGAGGTCGCCGTACAGCGACGGCGACCGCTCCACCCGGAGCCCGTCGTCGAGCCGCATCACGGTGACCTTGCCCGGGTTCGTCAGCCGCAGGTGCACCTCGGTGACGCCCGGGTGCGTCGACAGCACCTCGCGCAGGCGCTCGACGACCGGCGGGGTGCAGCGTGACTCGCTGAGCGAGACGACCACCGGGGCGTCGGCCGCCTGCGACACGTCCGGGATCGACACCTCCATCGCCTGCA is a genomic window containing:
- the priA gene encoding bifunctional 1-(5-phosphoribosyl)-5-((5-phosphoribosylamino)methylideneamino)imidazole-4-carboxamide isomerase/phosphoribosylanthranilate isomerase PriA; the encoded protein is MPDTPRLELLPAVDVADGQAVRLVQGEAGSETSYGDPLTAALDWYDGGAEWIHLVDLDAAFGRGSNAPLLADVTRELAGRGVKVELSGGIRDDASLERALATGATRVNLGTAALEDPEWTARVIASHREQVAVGLDVRGTTLAARGWTQDGGDLWEVLARLDEAGCARYVVTDVTKDGTLRGPNLELLREVCTRTSAPVVASGGVSSLADLEALRTLVPVGVEGAIVGKALYAGAFTLPQALDVAGRP
- the hisH gene encoding imidazole glycerol phosphate synthase subunit HisH; translation: MPTSPRVVVLDYGFGNVRSAVRALQRVGADVELTGDKQAALEADGLVVPGVGAFGAVMDGLRGVGGDQVVDRRLAGGRPVLGICVGMQVMFDEGVEHGVRAEGLGEWRGVVDRLEADVVPHMGWSTVDAPEGTVLFDGLQDERFYFVHSYAARSFPLAEAPAPGEHPMPAPLVTWSEHGDRFVAAVENGPLAATQFHPEKSGDAGAQLLSNWVGALR
- the hisB gene encoding imidazoleglycerol-phosphate dehydratase HisB, whose amino-acid sequence is MSPQQDAPVARRTARVERTTSESTVVVELDLDGTGRVDIDTTVPFYDHMLTALGKHSLIDLTVRASGDTDIDVHHTVEDVAIVLGQALRAALGDKRGIARYGDATVPLDEALAQAVVDVSGRPYLVHTGEPPGQEYHLIGGHFTGSLTAHVLESIAHHAAFTVHVRVLAGRDPHHIVEAQFKALARALRAAVALDPRVDGVPSTKGAL
- a CDS encoding histidinol-phosphate transaminase; the protein is MTSAPDRAPDRAPDRADGRAAAALPLRPELAGLEPYGAPQLDVPVLLNVNENPYAPSEQVVADVAAAVAEAARGLNRYPDRDFVALRTDLADYLATESGVRLDPAQVWAANGSNEIMLHVLQAFGGPGRTALSFAPTYSMYPEYARDTSTAWVVGRRSEDFSIDPEHARAAIAEHAPSVVLLASPNNPTGTALPAGTVRVVLDAAARVPGGCVVVVDEAYGEFRRTGTPSALELLAEHPHLAVSRTMSKAFGLAGARVGYLAASTALVDALRVVRLPYHLSAVTQAVARAALAHAPELMAQVGSLREERDGLVAWLRARGFVACDSDANFVLFGTFDDRQAVWQGLLDRGVLVRVTGPEGWLRVSVGTPAETAAFRAALVEVTGR
- a CDS encoding RecQ family ATP-dependent DNA helicase, translated to MPASPPPDAAAPAAATAVDRVALRAQAEEVLRRLVGRDDARLHDDQWQAIEALVADHRRVLVVQRTGWGKSAVYFVATALLRAGAGGARRGPTVIVSPLLALMRNQVESARRAGIAAETLNSANVQDWADVHARVAAGEVDVLLVSPERLNNPGFRDEVLPRLAQDAGLVVVDEAHCISDWGHDFRPDYRRIRTLLGDLPGGVPVLATTATANARVTADVAEQLGGDDDAPPLVLRGSLDRPSLRLQVTQLPDVATRLAWLATTLPALEGSGIIYCLTIAAAEQVTEHLRSAGLDVRTYTGQTDPAERETAEADLLANRVKALVATSALGMGFDKPDLAFVVHVGAPSSPIAYYQQVGRAGRATARADVVLLPGQDDRAIWEWFASTAFPPEQEVRATLAALDAHGTLSTAHLETFVSLRRTRLEGMLKVLDVDGAVRRVRGGWESTGEPWSYDAERYARVTAARRAEQATMLTYLTTDECRMAYLRAALDDPALEDGWRCGRCDTCTGTTVGEVPAEDAVASARDLLAVPGEPVSARRQWPTGLASLGLDLRGRLPAGEQVGEGRAVGRLDGLGWGGPLRAALRDEVPTELPVGLRGPVRDVLEAWRPGVDVVVAVGSAGRGALVAHLAGGTARLLGVPWAGSLTAVGTPPRHDVNSAQRLADVIRHVELPDEVAEAVAGRRVLLVDDRTDTGWTLTVAGRLLRRAGATEVLPFVLGVG
- the hisD gene encoding histidinol dehydrogenase, with product MISRIDLRGRRPSRRELLAVLPRAELDVEHAAAAVAPILAQVRADGARALRDLSERFDGVRPQHVRVPAAAIEDALAVLDPRVRAALEETIRRVRQVHGAQRPQDFTVDVAPGARVRQRWVPVRRVGLYVPGGLAVYPSSVVMNVVAAQEAGVGSLAVVSPPQKERDGLPDPVVLATCALLGVDEVYAVGGAQAVAMLAYGAAGSDEVDGETLCEPVDVITGPGNVYVAAAKRLVRGFVGIDAEAGPTEIAILADGTADASHVAADLVSQAEHDPLAAAVLVTPSVELAGAVEAKLVDRSEVTMNRERVVTALRGSQSAIVLVDDLEAGLDVVNAYGAEHLEVQTVDAGAWADRVTSAGAIFVGPWSPVSLGDYMAGSNHVLPTGGCAHFASGLGVHSFVRAVQVIEYDADALAEVADRVVALADAEGLPAHGEAVRARF
- a CDS encoding SRPBCC family protein — protein: MTRSTDDVRGVLTARSDGVEVRFDRWYPTTPQDLWAAVTEPARVARWLGPLYGDLRVGGAYELRMGDDVPGADDTATGEVLVCEPPRALAVTWVFPNETVTRVDVELAVDGAGTLLRLRHTGLADDAARGYGGGWHACLDQLDDHVAGRPVRAWDVVYAAAAPAYADARPGEPA
- a CDS encoding ArsR/SmtB family transcription factor; translation: MDALGDPVRRRLVELLGDGERTAGELAAAVGAERGISQPAVSRHLRVLREAGVVTARAEGPVRLYAVRAEALDAVGDWARDMTRYWRTGLDALATEVARGRRAARRGGHHDGARLDGARDDGGAGHDGAGHDGGRQDDHDGGGR
- a CDS encoding DoxX family protein; its protein translation is MSTTARTSGGTTTDTVYQEQIVTSSAARKVLAVARITIGFTFFWAFIDKVFGLGYATPAERAWINGGTPAQGFIGGIEGPFAGFFQLFANPFGDWLFMLGLLGIGVALIFGAGLKIAAVTGTLLMLLMYLAQFPLVLGGTNPIVDSHWHEALLLIISAVTLAGDTWGVGRIWGRMVGNSWLR
- a CDS encoding RNA-binding S4 domain-containing protein produces the protein MDVVHVRDEVIRLGQLLKLAGVADSGAQARTLLEDDAVTVDGEPENRRGRQVPRGAVVEVDLPTGKVAFTVE